In Chryseobacterium gleum, a single genomic region encodes these proteins:
- a CDS encoding 2-oxoglutarate dehydrogenase E1 component, with amino-acid sequence MDRFSFLNAAHSQLIEDLYQQYLKFPDSLEPSWKAFFQGFDFALENYGDDDNTQFIQASASAAPAVQQQISQAVSNGEVPEHIKKEFKVVNLIEAYRTRGHLFTKTNPVRERRHYTPTLDIENFGLSKEDLNTKFNCAVETGMKEPSTLADLIKHLENIYCDSIGVEYMHINNVEEKDFIKRWLQVNENHPNLSANEKTEILLKLNQAVAFENYLHTKFVGQKRFSLEGGETLIPALDQLISRSSQLGVDEVVLGMAHRGRLNVLTNIFGKSYKQIFSEFEGKEFEEDVFSGDVKYHLGSSKKIKTASGEEVCINLTPNPSHLETVAALVEGICRAKVDDKYKDYSKVLPIIIHGDGAIAGQGIAYEVAQMMTLEGYRTGGTVHIVVNNQVSFTTNYMDARSSTYCTDIAKVTESPVMHVNADDAEAVVHAIHFAADFRAKFGKDVYIDLLGYRKYGHNEGDEPRFTQPNLYKTISKHPNPREIYKDKLLKDSVTSNDVIAKMETEFKALLDKDFDASKEIEKNVMDVFMAEDWVNYPIGKRGAVQLPVDTKYDLAKLKELAIKMSTLPADKKFINKITRLFENRIKAIEGNSLDWALGEWLAYATLLVEGHNVRISGEDVERGTFSHRHAVVKTEDTEEEYIPLRHVSENRFDVFNSHLSEYGVLGFDYGYAMASPNTLTIWEAQFGDFVNGAQIIVDQYLAAAEEKWKIQDGLVMLLPHGSEGQGAEHSSARLERFLTLCANENMVVANITSPANYFHLLRRQLKWSFRKPLVVMSPKSLLRHPKVVSPLEDFANGAFQPVLDDPTADPKKVEKLVLCSGKLYFELLAKKEELNCENIALVRFEQLYPLQTDAIEAIFNKYENRKQLVWAQEEPENMGAWSYILRNFRDTGIQVVAPVPSGAPAPGSHKMFEKNQNAVINRVFDRDDAPAKRPVTA; translated from the coding sequence ATGGACAGATTTTCATTCCTAAACGCAGCTCATTCTCAGTTAATTGAGGATTTATACCAACAGTACTTAAAATTCCCGGACTCTCTAGAACCATCATGGAAAGCTTTCTTTCAAGGCTTCGACTTTGCTTTGGAGAACTACGGAGATGACGATAACACTCAATTTATTCAGGCTTCGGCCAGCGCTGCCCCGGCAGTACAACAACAGATTTCTCAGGCAGTATCCAATGGAGAAGTTCCTGAGCACATCAAGAAAGAATTTAAAGTAGTAAACCTTATTGAGGCTTACAGAACAAGAGGACACCTTTTTACAAAGACTAACCCTGTTAGAGAGAGAAGACATTATACCCCTACTTTAGACATCGAGAATTTCGGTCTTTCTAAAGAAGATTTAAATACAAAATTCAACTGTGCTGTAGAAACAGGAATGAAAGAGCCATCAACTCTGGCAGATTTGATCAAGCACCTTGAAAACATCTACTGTGATTCAATCGGAGTAGAATACATGCACATCAATAACGTTGAAGAAAAAGATTTCATCAAAAGATGGCTTCAGGTCAATGAAAATCATCCAAACCTTTCTGCAAACGAAAAAACAGAAATCTTATTAAAATTAAATCAGGCGGTAGCTTTTGAAAACTACCTTCACACAAAATTTGTAGGACAAAAAAGATTCTCGTTAGAAGGAGGTGAAACATTAATCCCTGCTTTAGATCAGCTGATCTCAAGATCTTCTCAGTTAGGAGTAGATGAAGTAGTATTAGGAATGGCTCACAGAGGTAGATTGAATGTTCTTACCAACATTTTCGGAAAATCTTACAAGCAGATCTTCTCAGAGTTTGAAGGAAAAGAATTTGAAGAAGATGTATTCTCCGGTGACGTTAAATATCACTTGGGATCATCTAAAAAAATTAAGACCGCTTCTGGAGAAGAAGTATGTATCAACCTTACTCCGAACCCATCTCACCTTGAAACAGTAGCTGCTTTGGTAGAAGGAATCTGCCGTGCAAAAGTAGACGACAAATACAAAGACTATTCTAAAGTATTGCCAATCATCATCCACGGTGACGGTGCTATTGCTGGACAAGGTATCGCTTACGAAGTTGCTCAGATGATGACTCTGGAAGGATACAGAACAGGAGGTACTGTTCATATCGTTGTTAATAACCAGGTTTCATTTACAACCAACTACATGGACGCAAGATCTTCAACATACTGTACAGACATTGCGAAAGTTACAGAATCTCCTGTAATGCACGTTAATGCTGACGATGCTGAAGCGGTTGTTCATGCGATCCATTTTGCTGCTGATTTCAGAGCAAAATTTGGTAAAGATGTTTATATTGACCTTTTAGGATACAGAAAATATGGTCACAACGAAGGTGATGAGCCAAGATTCACTCAGCCTAACTTATATAAAACAATCTCAAAACACCCGAATCCAAGAGAAATTTATAAAGATAAATTATTGAAAGACAGCGTTACTTCCAACGATGTAATTGCTAAAATGGAAACGGAATTCAAAGCTCTTTTAGATAAAGATTTTGATGCTTCTAAAGAGATTGAGAAGAACGTAATGGATGTTTTCATGGCTGAAGATTGGGTAAACTATCCGATTGGTAAAAGAGGAGCAGTTCAGTTGCCGGTAGATACAAAATATGACCTTGCGAAGCTGAAAGAACTGGCAATTAAAATGTCAACACTTCCCGCAGACAAAAAGTTCATCAATAAAATTACAAGACTTTTCGAAAACCGTATCAAAGCTATTGAAGGAAATTCATTAGACTGGGCATTAGGAGAGTGGTTAGCTTACGCAACACTTCTTGTAGAAGGTCACAATGTAAGAATCTCAGGAGAAGATGTGGAAAGAGGTACATTCTCTCACAGACACGCTGTCGTAAAAACAGAAGATACGGAAGAAGAATACATCCCGTTAAGACACGTTTCTGAAAACAGATTTGATGTATTCAACTCTCACCTTTCAGAATATGGTGTTTTAGGTTTCGATTATGGATATGCAATGGCTTCTCCAAATACACTAACCATTTGGGAAGCTCAGTTCGGGGATTTCGTGAACGGTGCACAGATTATTGTAGACCAGTATCTGGCAGCTGCAGAAGAAAAGTGGAAAATCCAGGACGGATTGGTAATGTTATTGCCTCACGGTTCAGAAGGACAGGGAGCAGAGCACTCTTCAGCAAGATTAGAGAGATTCCTTACCCTTTGTGCTAATGAAAACATGGTAGTAGCCAATATTACTTCACCTGCCAACTACTTCCACTTATTGAGAAGACAGTTGAAATGGTCATTCAGAAAACCATTGGTGGTAATGAGCCCTAAATCTCTGTTGAGACATCCTAAAGTGGTTTCTCCGCTTGAAGATTTTGCAAACGGTGCATTCCAGCCGGTATTAGACGATCCTACTGCAGATCCTAAAAAAGTGGAAAAATTAGTTCTTTGTTCAGGTAAACTGTACTTCGAATTATTAGCGAAGAAAGAAGAACTGAACTGTGAAAATATTGCATTGGTAAGATTCGAGCAGTTATATCCGCTTCAGACAGATGCTATTGAAGCCATCTTCAACAAATATGAAAACAGAAAACAATTGGTGTGGGCTCAGGAAGAACCTGAAAACATGGGGGCATGGTCTTATATCCTGAGAAACTTCAGAGATACAGGAATCCAGGTAGTTGCTCCGGTACCAAGCGGTGCACCAGCTCCGGGTAGCCACAAAATGTTTGAGAAAAACCAAAATGCAGTAATCAACAGAGTTTTCGACAGAGACGATGCTCCTGCAAAAAGACCAGTAACAGCTTAA
- a CDS encoding SRPBCC domain-containing protein: protein MRIFKILAVIIILLGGAYAASMYYFVDESKNFTIEKEIDYPVDKVFAQFNNLQNFTRWNNFFTSSPSIDIDYYTPYEGQGSAISYVDPKNDTDGEMFIRYENLNKTLKYQLFEDENENPTLVDVKFKPVSAEKTKIIWYVHTPKLPVWKRVENFWTEDRFAENINKSMVNLKNSLGNKVEKDNQMAAIKYDSLMVENEENKLLLGINVSTSNKKDALYKNIVMNYNKVYNFVTMDLGKRDDEFGYPVLITDADNFKDKEVSYFLGIPLSKKIGVSDNNFNFRTVNPSQNYVIYYKGNYEGRIKAIQQLIQKAKKDEMRFGDICQTFIERPMDGQEVNVKLSLSVYK from the coding sequence ATGCGTATTTTTAAAATCTTAGCGGTAATTATTATCCTTTTGGGAGGAGCTTATGCTGCTTCCATGTATTATTTTGTGGATGAAAGTAAAAACTTCACGATTGAAAAAGAGATCGATTATCCCGTGGATAAGGTTTTTGCCCAGTTTAATAACCTTCAGAATTTTACAAGATGGAATAATTTTTTTACCAGCTCACCCTCTATAGACATTGATTATTATACGCCATACGAGGGACAGGGAAGTGCCATCAGCTATGTAGACCCTAAAAATGATACTGATGGGGAAATGTTCATCAGATATGAGAACCTTAATAAAACCCTGAAATATCAGCTTTTTGAGGATGAAAATGAAAACCCGACGCTGGTTGATGTTAAATTTAAGCCCGTTTCTGCCGAAAAAACAAAAATTATCTGGTACGTACACACTCCGAAACTGCCGGTCTGGAAGAGAGTGGAAAACTTCTGGACGGAGGACCGTTTTGCTGAAAACATCAACAAAAGTATGGTGAATCTTAAAAACTCTTTAGGAAATAAAGTGGAAAAAGACAACCAGATGGCAGCAATAAAGTACGACAGTTTAATGGTAGAAAATGAAGAAAACAAATTGTTGCTGGGAATCAATGTGAGTACTTCAAACAAGAAAGATGCACTTTACAAAAATATCGTGATGAACTATAATAAAGTTTATAATTTCGTGACGATGGATCTTGGAAAACGGGATGATGAATTCGGATATCCTGTCCTGATCACTGATGCGGATAATTTCAAAGACAAAGAGGTTTCTTATTTCCTCGGAATTCCACTTTCCAAGAAAATCGGAGTATCTGACAATAACTTCAATTTTAGGACCGTAAATCCGTCTCAAAATTATGTAATTTACTACAAAGGAAACTATGAGGGCCGAATTAAGGCAATTCAGCAGCTGATTCAGAAAGCCAAAAAAGACGAGATGCGCTTCGGAGATATTTGCCAGACCTTTATTGAACGTCCGATGGATGGACAGGAAGTGAACGTTAAGCTCTCATTATCAGTGTATAAGTAA
- a CDS encoding glucose-1-phosphate adenylyltransferase, with protein sequence MNRNVISIVLGGGRGTRLFPLTYTRSKPAVPIAGKYRLVDIPISNCLNSGLNKILVLTQFNSASLNSHIKNSYHFDIFSKGFVDILAAEQNVENDSWYQGTADAVRQSMKHLEKYDYDYILILSGDQLYQMDFREMLDFHIENGGDLTIATIPVNAKDATGFGILKSDDEGNITSFYEKPGYDMLEGMKSEVSDENKHAGKEFLASMGIYIFTKNILKKMFEEGAGDDFGKDIIPSSIGKYKTLSYQYEGYWTDIGTIESFYEANLDLCLDLPQFNLFSSSPIYTRARMLPPSKINGSYVSKAVFGDGCIIMADKIENSVIGNRTRIDKGSTIVNSYVMGADFYQNTTEIVINDRGGRPNMGIGKYCYIEKAILDKNCYIGDNVKIIGGKHIPDGDYGTYSVQDGIVVVKKGAVIAPGTHIG encoded by the coding sequence ATGAATCGAAATGTAATCTCTATTGTTTTAGGAGGAGGCAGAGGAACAAGATTATTCCCGTTAACGTATACCAGATCAAAACCGGCTGTTCCTATAGCAGGAAAATACAGACTGGTAGATATTCCTATCTCAAACTGTCTGAACTCAGGACTGAACAAAATTCTGGTGTTGACGCAGTTTAATTCTGCTTCCCTCAATTCACATATCAAGAATTCCTATCACTTTGATATTTTCAGCAAAGGATTTGTTGATATTCTTGCAGCTGAACAGAATGTAGAAAATGACAGCTGGTACCAGGGAACAGCAGATGCTGTACGTCAATCAATGAAGCACCTTGAAAAATATGATTATGACTATATTCTTATTCTTTCAGGAGATCAGTTGTATCAGATGGATTTCAGGGAAATGCTTGACTTCCACATTGAAAATGGAGGAGATCTTACCATTGCTACTATTCCCGTGAACGCAAAAGATGCGACGGGTTTTGGAATCTTAAAGTCAGATGATGAAGGAAATATTACCTCTTTCTATGAAAAGCCGGGTTATGATATGCTGGAAGGCATGAAATCTGAAGTTTCAGATGAAAATAAACATGCAGGAAAGGAGTTTCTTGCTTCTATGGGAATTTATATCTTCACCAAGAATATCCTTAAAAAGATGTTTGAAGAGGGAGCAGGTGATGATTTCGGAAAAGATATCATTCCAAGTTCCATCGGAAAATATAAAACATTAAGCTATCAATATGAAGGTTACTGGACAGATATCGGAACCATAGAATCTTTCTACGAAGCGAATCTTGATCTTTGTCTTGATCTGCCACAGTTTAACCTTTTCTCTTCATCACCAATTTATACCAGAGCAAGAATGCTTCCACCGTCAAAAATCAACGGTTCATACGTAAGTAAGGCTGTTTTTGGAGATGGATGTATCATTATGGCAGATAAAATTGAAAATTCTGTGATCGGAAACAGAACCAGAATTGATAAGGGAAGTACCATCGTAAATTCCTATGTTATGGGAGCTGATTTCTATCAGAATACGACAGAAATTGTGATCAATGACAGAGGAGGACGTCCGAATATGGGGATCGGAAAATATTGCTATATAGAAAAAGCAATCCTTGATAAAAACTGTTACATTGGCGACAATGTCAAAATCATCGGCGGAAAACATATCCCGGACGGAGATTATGGAACCTATTCTGTTCAGGATGGGATTGTGGTTGTAAAGAAAGGTGCTGTCATTGCTCCGGGGACACATATAGGATAA
- a CDS encoding glycogen synthase produces the protein MVIYHLSTECYPVAKVGGLADVVGALPKYQNKIEGVEAKVVMPWYNKPFVYDHEFDLVFDGFIHQGANMLQVQVLKEKTNVLGFELYMVRIPGLLDRDNPYGYQDESFQFLAFQHGVLHWLSAMKIRPDVLHCHDYHTGLVPFMVENCYEFEFLKGVKTIGTIHNGEYQGMMSWTMAQYMPSFDAYKWGLMDWNGLMNPLASMIKCAHAFTTVSEGYLEELFISFRGLESLVRQEFGKAYGIINGIDTEVWNPETDPMLDFNFNITNAVAQKKKNKENLCKAYGLKPELPLFAFIGRFATEKGADLLPDVVWRSIKQSYGALNIMILGSGNTYIENKLKEYDYTYTNFALDLGYKEHLSHKIYASADFLLMPSRVEPCGLNQMYSMRYGTVPVVRYTGGLKDTVEDISTGGAGLNFTYPGVDDVVHAMNRAMAIYNQKGVMEDLIHANMNFDFAWEKSAEKYIALYNS, from the coding sequence ATGGTTATTTATCATTTAAGTACAGAATGTTACCCTGTCGCAAAAGTTGGTGGTCTGGCAGATGTGGTCGGAGCACTTCCAAAATATCAGAATAAAATAGAAGGAGTAGAGGCGAAGGTGGTGATGCCTTGGTACAACAAACCCTTTGTATATGATCATGAATTTGACCTTGTTTTTGATGGGTTTATTCATCAGGGAGCCAATATGCTGCAGGTTCAGGTACTGAAAGAAAAGACAAATGTTCTGGGATTTGAGCTATATATGGTAAGAATTCCCGGATTATTAGACAGGGACAATCCTTATGGCTACCAGGATGAAAGTTTCCAGTTTCTGGCTTTTCAGCATGGAGTATTGCATTGGCTGTCTGCCATGAAAATACGTCCTGATGTACTGCATTGCCATGATTATCATACAGGTCTGGTGCCTTTTATGGTAGAAAACTGTTATGAATTTGAATTCCTAAAAGGAGTAAAAACAATAGGAACGATTCATAATGGCGAATATCAGGGCATGATGAGCTGGACTATGGCACAATATATGCCTTCTTTCGATGCGTATAAATGGGGACTGATGGACTGGAACGGATTGATGAATCCTCTGGCGAGTATGATCAAATGTGCCCATGCTTTTACTACCGTTTCTGAAGGATATCTTGAGGAACTTTTTATAAGCTTCCGCGGACTCGAAAGTCTGGTTCGCCAAGAATTCGGAAAAGCATATGGAATCATCAATGGTATTGACACAGAAGTCTGGAATCCTGAGACCGATCCGATGCTGGATTTTAATTTTAACATTACAAATGCGGTAGCTCAAAAGAAAAAAAATAAAGAAAACCTCTGTAAAGCATATGGATTAAAACCTGAACTTCCTTTATTTGCCTTTATTGGAAGATTCGCTACAGAGAAGGGAGCAGATCTGCTGCCGGATGTTGTATGGAGAAGTATCAAGCAAAGTTATGGTGCTTTAAATATTATGATTCTCGGATCAGGGAATACCTATATTGAGAATAAGCTGAAAGAATACGACTATACGTATACTAATTTTGCATTGGATCTAGGATATAAAGAACATCTTTCTCATAAGATCTATGCCTCGGCAGATTTTCTTCTGATGCCCTCCAGGGTAGAACCATGCGGATTGAATCAGATGTACTCTATGAGATACGGAACTGTTCCCGTGGTAAGATATACAGGAGGACTCAAAGATACGGTGGAAGATATTTCAACCGGCGGAGCAGGGCTGAACTTTACTTATCCGGGAGTTGATGATGTTGTACATGCGATGAACAGAGCAATGGCGATTTATAATCAAAAAGGCGTTATGGAAGATCTTATCCATGCCAATATGAATTTTGATTTTGCATGGGAGAAATCTGCAGAAAAATACATAGCTTTATATAATAGCTGA
- the glgB gene encoding 1,4-alpha-glucan branching protein GlgB — protein sequence MNSVKTYTLFTDHDVYLFKEGRHYKLYGKFGAHSAEKDGVKGVYFSVWAPNAKKVSVIGNFNNWNHKDHILFPRWDGSGIWEGFIEGLTWGTLYKYAIETQGGEILEKSDPYALSWEQNIQAASLVSTTWYEWNDQGWMDQRWKKNRLEAPLSVYELHLGSWVRDGEYPDRFLNYRDIAKKLVPYIKEMGFTHVEFMPVMEYPYEPSWGYQITGFYAATSRFGSPQDLMFLIDELHNNEIGVILDWVPSHFPGDANGLHRFDGTYLYEHEDPRKGFHPDWKSHIFNYGRNEVKSFLISNAMFWLDRYHADGLRVDAVTSMLHLDYSRNEGEWEPNIYGTNVNLEAKAFLQEFNTAVYKEFGDNIITIAEESSDFPMLTKPVHDGGVGFGMKWMMGWMHDTLDYFKEDFENRKFHHHKLTFASMYMYNENYMMPLSHDEVVHGKASLIYKMKGDEWQKFANLRTLYVYMYTHPGAKLLFMGDEFGQTSEWNFTRSLDWHLLKYPVHKGMQELVKDMNHLYRSEAAFYENQFDRNGFEWVEADDLENSVYIYLRKGKKRDDIVMVILNLAPKVLDYKIGIPAGTHWEVVLNSDDEKYSGSGVEPEILGEKYEEWRNYPKTMTVKLPPLAGIVLRQKKDKKYKLHRIKHKR from the coding sequence ATGAATTCTGTTAAGACCTACACGCTTTTCACCGATCATGATGTGTATCTTTTTAAAGAAGGTAGACATTATAAGCTGTATGGTAAATTCGGTGCACATTCTGCAGAAAAGGATGGCGTAAAAGGAGTGTATTTTTCTGTATGGGCACCTAATGCAAAGAAAGTTTCCGTGATCGGAAATTTCAACAACTGGAATCATAAAGATCATATCCTGTTTCCTAGATGGGACGGATCCGGGATCTGGGAAGGCTTTATTGAAGGATTAACCTGGGGTACCTTATATAAATACGCTATTGAAACACAGGGTGGCGAAATTCTGGAAAAAAGTGATCCTTATGCATTAAGCTGGGAGCAGAATATTCAGGCGGCTTCTCTTGTTTCTACTACATGGTATGAATGGAATGATCAGGGATGGATGGACCAGCGCTGGAAAAAAAACAGACTGGAAGCTCCGTTATCTGTATATGAGCTGCACTTGGGTTCATGGGTAAGAGACGGGGAGTATCCTGACCGCTTTCTGAATTACCGGGATATTGCCAAAAAGCTGGTTCCCTATATAAAAGAAATGGGATTTACCCATGTAGAATTTATGCCTGTGATGGAATATCCTTACGAGCCCAGCTGGGGATATCAGATTACCGGTTTTTATGCTGCTACCTCACGTTTTGGCTCACCGCAGGATCTGATGTTTCTGATTGATGAACTTCATAACAATGAAATTGGGGTTATCCTGGATTGGGTTCCGTCTCATTTCCCGGGAGATGCCAATGGTCTTCACCGTTTTGATGGCACTTACCTTTATGAGCATGAAGATCCGAGAAAAGGCTTTCATCCCGATTGGAAATCACATATTTTCAATTACGGAAGAAATGAAGTGAAATCCTTTCTGATTTCAAATGCCATGTTCTGGCTGGATCGTTATCATGCCGACGGATTACGCGTAGATGCGGTAACTTCAATGCTCCATCTGGATTATTCAAGAAATGAAGGAGAATGGGAACCCAATATATATGGAACGAATGTGAACCTTGAAGCCAAAGCTTTTCTGCAGGAATTCAACACTGCTGTTTACAAAGAGTTTGGAGATAATATCATAACTATTGCTGAAGAAAGTTCGGATTTTCCTATGCTTACCAAGCCTGTTCATGATGGTGGCGTGGGTTTTGGTATGAAATGGATGATGGGCTGGATGCATGATACGCTGGATTATTTTAAAGAAGACTTTGAAAACAGGAAATTCCATCACCATAAGCTGACATTTGCGTCCATGTATATGTATAATGAAAATTATATGATGCCTTTATCGCATGATGAAGTGGTACATGGCAAAGCAAGTCTTATTTATAAAATGAAAGGTGACGAATGGCAGAAATTTGCCAATCTGCGTACCTTATATGTATATATGTATACCCATCCTGGAGCTAAGTTACTTTTTATGGGAGACGAATTCGGACAGACCAGTGAATGGAATTTTACCAGAAGCCTCGACTGGCATTTGTTGAAATACCCTGTTCACAAAGGAATGCAGGAGCTTGTTAAAGATATGAATCACCTTTACAGGTCGGAAGCTGCCTTTTATGAAAATCAGTTTGATAGAAATGGTTTTGAGTGGGTGGAAGCGGATGATCTCGAAAATTCAGTTTACATTTATCTGAGAAAAGGTAAAAAAAGAGACGATATTGTGATGGTGATTTTAAATCTGGCTCCGAAAGTACTGGATTATAAAATCGGGATTCCTGCAGGAACCCACTGGGAAGTTGTTTTGAATTCAGATGATGAAAAGTACAGTGGAAGCGGAGTAGAACCTGAAATCCTGGGAGAGAAGTATGAAGAATGGAGAAATTATCCAAAAACAATGACCGTGAAGCTGCCGCCATTGGCCGGAATAGTGTTACGTCAGAAGAAAGATAAAAAATATAAATTACACAGAATTAAACATAAGAGATAA
- a CDS encoding alpha/beta hydrolase, producing the protein MRFELYTEEKDDRPVFITGNFNSWNPKDYNFQLKQLDPASYFIEIENQNLPDDIEYKFTKGGWENVELDQYGNITPNRKAKKSSGNTSDIVKKWRLNWGPFKEEYFPTAEVISENFYIPQLDRYRKIWALLPYDYHTTDKRYPVLYLQDAQNLFNEGSGYGNWEIDKKLSILAEYGRGDLIIIAIEHGSEERIKEYIYDNDHVANGSEGKKYIRFIADTLKPYVDENYRTKKDRDNTGIGGSSLGALISIYSGFLYPEVYSKLLIFSPSLWVEPNNNFPMMNFRVPFKTKIYLYGGGQEGSKMVKRIHIFEEYLKRWEEKKLFDFEFKTNINPEGTHNEFYWSQEFPRAIEWLFYDNTENPVEVKPQQRSIKN; encoded by the coding sequence ATGAGGTTTGAACTTTATACAGAAGAAAAAGATGACAGACCGGTTTTTATCACCGGAAATTTCAACAGCTGGAACCCTAAAGATTATAATTTTCAGCTTAAGCAACTTGACCCTGCCAGCTATTTTATAGAAATTGAAAATCAGAATCTTCCCGATGATATTGAATACAAATTCACAAAAGGTGGCTGGGAAAACGTGGAACTGGATCAGTACGGCAACATCACACCTAACCGGAAAGCAAAAAAAAGTTCCGGCAACACTTCTGATATTGTAAAAAAATGGAGATTAAACTGGGGACCGTTCAAAGAAGAGTATTTTCCTACTGCGGAAGTTATTTCGGAAAATTTTTATATTCCACAGCTTGACCGTTACCGCAAAATCTGGGCACTTCTTCCTTATGACTATCATACTACAGATAAGCGTTATCCTGTTTTATACCTTCAGGATGCACAGAATCTGTTCAATGAAGGAAGCGGATATGGCAACTGGGAAATCGATAAAAAACTGTCTATACTTGCAGAATACGGACGTGGTGATCTTATCATCATAGCAATAGAACATGGCAGCGAGGAAAGAATTAAAGAATATATTTATGATAATGATCATGTGGCCAACGGTTCTGAAGGAAAGAAATACATCCGCTTTATTGCAGATACTTTGAAACCTTATGTGGACGAAAATTACAGAACTAAAAAAGACCGCGACAATACCGGAATCGGGGGCAGCTCATTGGGAGCATTGATCAGCATATACAGTGGATTTCTTTATCCTGAAGTGTATTCAAAGCTTTTGATATTCTCTCCTTCCCTTTGGGTAGAACCGAATAATAATTTCCCGATGATGAATTTCAGAGTTCCTTTTAAAACAAAAATTTATCTTTACGGCGGTGGGCAGGAAGGTTCCAAAATGGTCAAAAGAATTCATATTTTTGAAGAATATCTGAAAAGATGGGAAGAAAAAAAGCTTTTTGATTTCGAATTTAAAACCAATATTAACCCTGAAGGCACCCACAATGAATTTTACTGGTCGCAGGAGTTTCCCAGAGCTATAGAATGGCTGTTCTATGACAATACGGAAAACCCTGTGGAAGTAAAGCCGCAACAACGAAGCATTAAAAACTAA